The following coding sequences lie in one Arachis ipaensis cultivar K30076 chromosome B03, Araip1.1, whole genome shotgun sequence genomic window:
- the LOC107629210 gene encoding pentatricopeptide repeat-containing protein At1g79540 has protein sequence MLLWKRVHFHNASGLLTRFLPRRSHHHSSADADAVVVTRDLPNCNRRLPLRFCVWVALKFEILVDQHSRNEVSCTLATKEWCSIYWDALQLLKKSGIFISSESVRALIRTYSYMGLAEEAIKCFDRMSEFDCEPDAHAYNTILKVVLKKDLFVLAFSLYNVMLRSNSLPDDHTYTLLIGGFCKIGNFNAALEMLDDMSKRGVLPDVKTYTAIIYGLCQWKKVDEAFRLFNTMKENGCLPTLRCYNVLIDGFCKNGRTDEALSLLSLLRIDGFALNLQSYRSLINSFIHAKRYSEAYVWYTKMFKRGIVPDVTLYAIMIRGLSEEGRVGEAAKMLDEMIGMGLVPDAYCYNALIKGFCDIGRLDQARSLQLEVSKDEQFHNAYTYTILICGMCRNGMVGEAREIFNQMEKLGCLPSVVTFSALMHGLCKARRIEEAHLLLHEMEIGRSPSLFFRLSQGSDRVLDSVSLQKKVEQMCEAGEVLNAYKLLKQLAGSGVVPNIITYNILINGFCKTGNINAAIKLFKELQLKGISPDSITYGTLVDGLYRANREDDAFKIREHMLKHGCQPGLSNSNAHMSWLNKKGKVSMAFNIYFEYLKSLLKWDNDSINMLENHFIRGNVKEVIRGLLEMDFKCRDFNLAPYTILITGFCMAKKVDEALAIFSVLGEFNININPTSCVHLIDILCEEGKLDDAVNIFLYTLEKSFMLRPRICNKLLKCLLLSIDKKDYAIDLVDRMQSHGYCLNSHQYDKAMYVIRRLRRRRSNKMHYFK, from the coding sequence ATGCTGTTGTGGAAACGAGTCCATTTCCACAATGCTTCCGGACTGCTCACAAGGTTCCTCCCTCGCCGATCACATCACCACTCTTCCGCTGACGCAGACGCCGTCGTCGTCACGCGAGATCTCCCTAATTGTAACCGCCGACTCCCCCTCCGTTTCTGCGTGTGGGTCGCGCTCAAGTTCGAGATCCTCGTGGATCAGCATTCCCGTAACGAGGTAAGTTGCACTCTCGCCACTAAGGAGTGGTGCTCCATTTACTGGGACGCGCTCCAGCTTCTGAAGAAATCTGGGATTTTCATAAGTTCTGAATCTGTTAGAGCCCTCATAAGGACCTATTCCTATATGGGTCTTGCTGAAGAAGCCATTAAGTGTTTTGATAGAATGTCTGAGTTCGATTGTGAGCCTGATGCTCACGCCTATAACACTATCTTGAAGGTTGTGCTCAAGAAAGACTTGTTTGTGTTGGCTTTTTCGCTCTATAATGTTATGCTTAGGTCTAATTCTTTGCCAGATGACCACACGTACACTCTCTTGATTGGTGGATTCTGTAAGATTGGAAACTTCAATGCTGCCCTCGAGATGCTCGATGATATGAGCAAGAGGGGTGTGCTGCCTGATGTTAAGACGTATACGGCTATTATTTATGGCCTCTGTCAGTGGAAGAAGGTTGATGAGGCGTTTAGGTTGTTTAACACTATGAAAGAAAATGGGTGCTTGCCTACTTTGCGCTGTTATAATGTCTTGATTGATGGGTTTTGCAAGAACGGGAGGACAGATGAAGCGCTTTCTTTGCTGTCTTTGTTGAGGATAGATGGTTTTGCTCTTAATCTGCAGAGTTACCGTTCTTTGATAAATAGCTTCATTCACGCCAAGAGATATAGTGAGGCATATGTATGGTACACCAAGATGTTTAAGAGGGGAATTGTGCCGGATGTTACTTTATATGCTATCATGATACGTGGTTTGTCCGAAGAGGGTAGGGTTGGTGAAGCTGCAAAGATGTTAGATGAGATGATTGGGATGGGTTTAGTACCAGACGCCTATTGTTACAATGCATTAATCAAAGGTTTTTGTGACATAGGTCGTTTGGACCAAGCTAGATCTCTTCAGCTTGAGGTTTCCAAGGACGAACAGTTTCATAATGCTTACACCTACACCATTCTCATCTGTGGCATGTGTAGGAATGGAATGGTTGGAGAGGCACGGGAGATATTTAATCAAATGGAAAAACTTGGATGTCTCCCTTCAGTTGTGACCTTCAGTGCTCTGATGCATGGCCTTTGCAAGGCTCGCAGAATTGAGGAAGCACACCTTTTACTGCACGAGATGGAGATTGGGAGAAGCCCATCTTTGTTTTTCCGGCTTTCTCAGGGTTCTGACAGGGTTCTTGATAGTGTTAGTCTCCAGAAAAAGGTGGAGCAAATGTGCGAGGCTGGTGAAGTTTTGAATGCTTACAAGCTTCTCAAACAACTTGCTGGGAGTGGGGTTGTGCCTAACATTATCACATACAACATTTTAATCAATGGTTTTTGCAAAACTGGTAATATCAACGCTGCTATCAAGCTTTTCAAGGAGCTGCAACTAAAGGGGATCTCACCTGATTCTATTACTTATGGGACACTTGTTGATGGACTTTATAGGGCTAACAGAGAAGATGACGCCTTTAAGATCCGTGAACATATGTTGAAGCATGGTTGTCAACCTGGATTATCAAATTCTAATGCCCATATGAGCTGGTTAAACAAAAAGGGGAAGGTCTCGATGGCCTTCAATATTTACTTTGAATATCTGAAAAGCCTTCTGAAGTGGGATAATGATTCAATCAACATGTTGGAGAACCATTTTATCAGAGGAAATGTGAAAGAAGTAATTCGAGGCTTACTGGAAATGGACTTCAAATGTAGAGATTTTAATTTAGCTCCATACACAATTCTAATTACTGGGTTCTGTATGGCAAAAAAGGTAGATGAAGCATTAGCTATATTTTCTGTTCTTGGTGAGTTCAATATTAATATAAATCCTACAAGTTGTGTACATTTGATTGATATTCTCTGTGAGGAAGGGAAGCTGGATGATGCAGTAAACATATTCCTCTACACCCTAGAAAAAAGTTTCATGTTGAGGCCAAGAATTTGTAACAAGCTCCTCAAATGTCTCCTTCTTTCGATAGATAAAAAGGATTATGCTATTGATCTTGTTGACAGGATGCAGTCCCATGGATACTGTTTGAATTCACATCAGTATGACAAAGCAATGTACGTTATTCGACGGCTAAGGAGAAGGAGGAGCAATAAAATGCACTATTTTAAATGA